The following proteins are co-located in the Malus sylvestris chromosome 13, drMalSylv7.2, whole genome shotgun sequence genome:
- the LOC126596299 gene encoding protein YIP4b-like yields the protein MSHSERDTVPLHPSSQSDIDEIENLINASVQSGPTTVLPAKPPSPPRASIPVSSSPFIPSNLPPPAPSSAAKQKPPSVPAPPPIPSATNGLSISPSGFGSPPNTLTEPVWDTVKRDLSRIVSNLKLVVFPNPYREDPGKALRDWDLWGPFFFIVFLGLTLSWSASVRKSEVFAVAFAVLAAGAVILTLNVLLLGGHIIFFQSLSLLGYCLFPLDVGALICMVKDYVILKVVVVSVTLAWSSWAAYPFMSSAVNPRRKALALYPVFLLYVSVGFLIIAID from the exons ATGTCGCACTCCGAACGCGACACCGTCCCCCTCCACCCCTCATCCCAATCCGACATCGACGAGATCGAAAACCTAATCAACGCCAGCGTCCAATCGGGCCCCACCACCGTCCTCCCCGCCAAACCCCCCAGTCCTCCCCGCGCCTCCATTCCCGTCTCATCATCCCCTTTCATCCCATCAAACCTCCCGCCCCCAGCCCCCTCCTCCGCCGCGAAGCAGAAGCCTCCGTCCGTCCCCGCCCCACCTCCCATTCCCTCTGCAACCAACGGCCTCAGTATCTCCCCCTCCGGGTTCGGCTCCCCGCCCAACACCCTAACCGAGCCCGTTTGGGACACCGTGAAGCGCGACTTGTCGAGAATCGTGAGCAATTTGAAGCTTGTGGTGTTCCCTAACCCGTATCGTGAGGATCCGGGAAAGGCCTTGAGGGATTGGGATCTCTGGGGACCCTTCTTCTTCATTGTATTCTTGGGTCTCACTCTTTCCTGGTCTGCATCTGTCAGAAAG TCTGAGGTTTTTGCTGTTGCTTTTGCTGTGCTTGCTGCTGGTGCTGTGATTCTGACACTGAATGTACTCCTACTG GGTGGACACATAATATTCTTCCAGAGCCTTAGTCTTCTCGGTTATTGCTTATTTCCTCTGGACGTTGGAGCTCTGATATGTATGGTGAAGGATTATGTGATATTGAAGGTGGTGGTGGTAAGCGTAACACTGGCTTGGAGTTCATGGGCTGCATATCCTTTCATGAGTTCAGCAGTCAACCCCAGGAGAAAAGCCCTTGCACTTTACCCTGTTTTCCTATTGTATGTATCCGTCGGTTTCCTTATTATCGCTATTGATTGA